A stretch of Schaalia odontolytica DNA encodes these proteins:
- a CDS encoding TrmH family RNA methyltransferase, translating into MSFSAERLTVLDNPRADRVRRVSGLVGRSARSRSGLMLVEGPQAVRELAAHRPFAVRDVYVREDAWETHADVVDVARRATRWVHPVTAEVSAALSGDSQGICAVASLDALSRELPEPSVGETIVVLAQGRDPGNVGTIIRTADAFGAVGVVVVAGTVDAASPKVVRSSAGSVFHIPVCVVPSFAEARALIHGRSAALLGTSGGAGSISLSDLLVQGVSARSRLSQSHAWVFGNEARGLSGDEMRLCDALVSIPMTGDAESLNVASAAATCLFASQTVRGVEN; encoded by the coding sequence GTGAGCTTTTCCGCCGAGCGCCTGACCGTCCTCGATAATCCCCGCGCCGATCGCGTGCGCAGGGTGTCGGGTCTGGTCGGGCGCTCGGCGCGTTCGCGCTCGGGTCTGATGCTTGTCGAGGGGCCTCAGGCAGTGCGTGAACTTGCTGCGCACCGACCGTTTGCGGTGCGTGACGTGTACGTCCGCGAGGACGCGTGGGAGACGCACGCGGACGTCGTGGACGTGGCCCGCCGCGCCACGCGCTGGGTGCATCCGGTGACCGCCGAGGTCTCGGCGGCCCTGTCGGGGGACTCGCAGGGCATCTGCGCAGTCGCCTCCCTGGATGCGCTGTCGCGCGAACTGCCTGAGCCGAGCGTTGGCGAGACGATCGTCGTGCTCGCTCAGGGGCGCGACCCCGGCAACGTTGGCACGATCATTCGCACGGCCGACGCATTCGGCGCGGTCGGTGTCGTGGTCGTCGCGGGCACGGTGGACGCCGCGAGCCCGAAGGTCGTGCGCTCGAGCGCCGGCTCGGTCTTCCACATTCCCGTGTGCGTGGTTCCGTCCTTTGCCGAAGCCCGCGCTCTCATTCACGGTCGCAGTGCGGCCCTGCTGGGCACCAGCGGTGGCGCCGGTTCGATCAGCCTCTCCGACCTCCTCGTGCAGGGAGTGTCGGCCCGCTCGCGCCTGTCCCAGTCGCACGCGTGGGTGTTCGGCAACGAGGCGCGGGGCCTGTCTGGCGATGAAATGCGCCTGTGCGACGCGCTCGTGTCTATCCCGATGACGGGTGATGCTGAATCTCTGAACGTGGCCAGCGCGGCCGCGACCTGCCTCTTTGCCTCCCAGAC
- the rplT gene encoding 50S ribosomal protein L20, producing the protein MARVKRSVNAKKKRRTVLEQASGYRGQRSRMYRKAKEQVTHSFVYSYRDRKAKKGDFRRLWIQRINAASRAQGLTYNRLIQGLNLAGVEVDRRMLAELAVNDINAFNALVKVAKDALPADINAPKA; encoded by the coding sequence ATGGCACGTGTTAAGCGTTCTGTCAACGCCAAGAAGAAGCGTCGTACCGTACTCGAGCAGGCCTCCGGCTACCGCGGCCAGCGCTCGCGCATGTACCGCAAGGCCAAGGAGCAGGTCACTCACTCCTTCGTCTACTCCTACCGCGACCGCAAGGCTAAGAAGGGCGACTTCCGTCGTCTGTGGATCCAGCGCATCAACGCTGCCTCCCGCGCCCAGGGCCTGACCTACAACCGCCTCATCCAGGGCCTGAACCTGGCTGGCGTCGAGGTCGACCGTCGCATGCTGGCCGAGCTGGCCGTCAACGACATCAACGCGTTCAACGCCCTGGTGAAGGTCGCCAAGGACGCGCTGCCCGCCGACATCAACGCCCCCAAGGCCTGA
- the rpmI gene encoding 50S ribosomal protein L35 has protein sequence MPKNKTHSGAKKRFRTTGSGKIMREQAGARHLLEHKSSRKTRRLATDQVLETADVKRVKRLLGK, from the coding sequence ATGCCGAAGAACAAGACTCATTCCGGTGCTAAGAAGCGCTTCCGCACGACCGGCTCGGGCAAGATCATGCGCGAGCAGGCCGGCGCCCGCCACCTGCTGGAGCACAAGTCCAGCCGTAAGACCCGTCGTCTGGCGACCGATCAGGTCCTGGAGACCGCTGACGTCAAGCGCGTCAAGCGTCTGCTGGGCAAGTGA
- the infC gene encoding translation initiation factor IF-3, with amino-acid sequence MRILWKEPLISETRINERIRVPEVRLVGPGGEQVGVVRVEDALRLAEEAGLDLVEVAPNAKPPVAKLMDYGKYKYEAAQKARDARRNQANTQLKEIRFRLKIDDHDFGVKKGHVERFLSAGDKVKVMIMFRGREQSRPEAGVRLLQRLAEEIGDLATVESMPRQDGRNMTMVLAPTKRKADALTEQRKRREAERAERRGKRAERASKDQARVAADKAAEQD; translated from the coding sequence ATAAGGATTCTGTGGAAGGAGCCGCTCATCAGCGAGACTCGCATCAATGAGCGTATTCGAGTCCCCGAGGTTCGCCTCGTGGGACCCGGAGGTGAACAGGTCGGCGTCGTCCGAGTTGAGGACGCGCTGCGTCTGGCCGAAGAGGCCGGGCTCGACCTGGTTGAGGTTGCGCCGAACGCCAAGCCGCCCGTCGCAAAGCTCATGGATTACGGCAAGTACAAGTACGAAGCCGCCCAGAAGGCCCGCGATGCTCGCCGCAACCAGGCGAACACGCAGCTGAAGGAAATCCGCTTCCGACTGAAGATCGACGATCACGACTTCGGCGTCAAGAAGGGCCACGTGGAGCGCTTCCTGTCCGCCGGCGACAAGGTCAAGGTCATGATCATGTTCCGCGGTCGAGAGCAGTCTCGCCCCGAGGCTGGCGTTCGCCTCCTGCAGCGCCTCGCCGAGGAGATTGGTGACCTTGCCACCGTCGAGTCGATGCCCCGTCAGGACGGGCGCAACATGACGATGGTGCTGGCCCCCACCAAGCGCAAGGCTGACGCCCTGACTGAGCAGCGCAAGCGCCGCGAGGCCGAGCGCGCTGAGCGCCGGGGCAAGCGCGCGGAGCGCGCCAGCAAGGACCAGGCCCGAGTGGCAGCCGACAAGGCTGCCGAACAGGACTGA
- a CDS encoding SseB family protein, with product MTPTPPSLTEEQKNRLAQRLSMMSHDRADVGQGLPRTARALALGQGSDGGAARLEALVDALIFERVIVPIDVEPDPRVTGVHAGENGHNPIDFVRAQTPAGEALAIYSSAQALSAHRPGDRPMALDFRTIGLTALVETGGRIVVNPGTDAVLLPRPAVAALAQGDEWLPAWRDEALRELLLAEASAACPAIVDVEIAYAGDGLTRVVVSVDRERFAQAEDASAMKENLSGALSALGSNPRLIASADRVEIAPVLR from the coding sequence ATGACTCCCACGCCACCTTCTCTCACCGAGGAACAGAAGAACCGACTGGCGCAGCGCCTGTCGATGATGAGCCACGACCGCGCAGACGTGGGGCAGGGGCTTCCTCGGACCGCCCGGGCGCTCGCGTTGGGGCAGGGGAGCGACGGGGGAGCGGCCCGGCTTGAGGCCCTCGTCGATGCTCTCATTTTTGAGCGCGTGATCGTTCCCATCGACGTAGAGCCCGACCCGCGCGTGACGGGCGTTCATGCCGGCGAAAACGGTCATAATCCGATCGACTTCGTGCGCGCGCAGACCCCCGCGGGGGAGGCGCTCGCGATTTATTCGTCGGCGCAGGCACTGTCCGCTCACCGCCCCGGCGACCGTCCGATGGCCCTGGACTTCCGCACGATCGGTCTGACCGCCCTCGTGGAGACGGGCGGGCGCATCGTCGTCAACCCGGGTACCGACGCAGTGCTGCTACCGCGCCCCGCCGTCGCAGCGCTCGCGCAGGGGGATGAGTGGCTGCCCGCCTGGCGCGACGAGGCCCTGCGCGAGCTCCTGCTCGCCGAGGCCTCTGCGGCATGCCCGGCCATCGTCGACGTTGAGATCGCCTACGCGGGCGACGGTCTCACGCGCGTCGTCGTGTCCGTGGACCGCGAGCGATTTGCGCAGGCAGAGGATGCCTCGGCGATGAAAGAAAACCTGTCGGGCGCCCTGAGCGCCCTGGGTTCCAACCCTCGCCTTATCGCCTCGGCCGACCGGGTCGAGATCGCGCCCGTCCTGCGCTGA
- a CDS encoding HisA/HisF-related TIM barrel protein, with protein MTILELLPAIDVTGGQAVRLSSGSIDEGSWGSPLDVARSFDEAGARWVHLVDLDLAFGRGEHSEMLARVIREVPVRVELSGGITSRASIETGLAMGPERVNIATQALDDIDAVGEAVDAFGERVAVCLDVRGDRLAARGGSGEGGNVWEALRVLNEAGVARLVVTDVTRDGQMNGSNRELLARVADRTPARIIASGGVNSLADIEALRALGIEGAIVGKALYQGAFTLADALDVAGYEELS; from the coding sequence ATGACGATCCTCGAACTGCTGCCCGCGATCGACGTGACGGGCGGGCAGGCCGTGCGCCTGTCCTCCGGATCGATCGACGAGGGCTCCTGGGGGAGTCCCCTCGATGTCGCCCGTTCGTTTGACGAGGCCGGGGCTCGCTGGGTGCACCTCGTGGACCTGGATCTGGCGTTTGGACGCGGCGAACACTCTGAGATGCTCGCCCGGGTGATCCGCGAGGTTCCCGTGCGCGTCGAGCTGTCGGGAGGCATCACGAGCCGAGCCTCCATCGAGACCGGGTTGGCGATGGGCCCCGAGCGAGTCAACATCGCGACGCAAGCCCTCGATGACATCGACGCCGTGGGCGAGGCCGTTGACGCTTTCGGCGAGCGCGTCGCCGTGTGCCTCGACGTGCGCGGCGATCGCCTGGCCGCGCGCGGCGGAAGCGGCGAGGGCGGCAACGTCTGGGAGGCTCTGCGCGTCCTGAACGAGGCGGGTGTGGCCCGCCTGGTCGTCACGGACGTGACTCGTGACGGTCAGATGAACGGTTCCAATCGAGAACTGTTGGCCCGCGTCGCGGACCGGACTCCCGCACGCATCATCGCCTCGGGTGGGGTCAACTCCCTGGCCGATATCGAAGCCTTGCGTGCCCTCGGTATCGAGGGTGCAATCGTCGGAAAGGCCCTGTACCAGGGCGCATTCACTCTGGCCGATGCGCTGGATGTTGCCGGATACGAGGAACTCTCATGA
- a CDS encoding RNA-binding S4 domain-containing protein produces MSTPTIPVRGEIKLGQFVKLASLAEDGAQARELIQAGDVTVNGEVETRRGHHLSAGDLVEVDAPWGKASAIVGSAS; encoded by the coding sequence ATGAGCACACCGACGATCCCCGTGCGCGGGGAGATCAAGCTCGGCCAATTCGTCAAGCTCGCCTCCCTCGCGGAAGACGGCGCACAGGCCCGCGAACTCATCCAGGCCGGCGACGTGACCGTCAACGGCGAGGTGGAGACGCGCCGCGGCCATCACCTGAGCGCCGGCGACCTCGTCGAGGTCGACGCACCCTGGGGCAAGGCCTCAGCGATCGTCGGATCCGCCTCCTAA
- the dnaE gene encoding DNA polymerase III subunit alpha has translation MADSFVHLHNHSEYSMLDGAAKTKAMAEEAARLGQPAIGLTDHGYLFGAFDFYTNCKNAGVKPIIGLEAYVTPGTSRFDRQKVLWGEPWQRADDVSAGGSYNHLTLVAYNTTGMHNLFRLGSYASTDGQFGKWPRADKELLSQFHEGLIVFTGCPSGAVQTRLRLGQWDEAVAEAAELRDIFGAENFYVEVMDHGIDIERRTHQQVLEIAKLMNAPLVATNDAHYVKREDRKIQDALLCINSGSRINDPDRFKFDGDGYYIRSSDEMRALWSELPGACDSTLEIAERCDVHFTTTKEGANYMPDFPVPEGEDKTSWFIKEVERGLRDRFPNGIPDDVRKQAQYEEDVIIKMGFPGYFLTVADYINWAKSQGIRVGPGRGSGAGSMVAYALKITELNPLEHGLIFERFLNPERISMPDFDVDFDERRRDEVIAYVKRKYGEDRISQVVTYGTIKTKQALKDSARILGKDFKVGEQLTKALPPAIMGKDITVHGIFDEKDKRYAEASEFRKFYEENPDTHEVVQYALGLEGLTRQWGVHACAVIMSSHTLTDIIPIMKRPQDGAIITQFDYPTCETLGLLKMDFLGLRNLTVVSDALENIALNGKPDPDLDHLTFDDKKTYELLGRGDTLGVFQLDGGGMRDLLKLMKPDNFEDISAVGALYRPGPMGANSHTNYALRKNGRQEITPIHPELAEPLEDILGTTFGLIVYQEQVMQIAQKLAGYSLGQADILRKAMGKKKKEVLDQQFKGFRQGMVDNGYSEESIKALWDVVVPFSAYAFNKAHSAAYGLVSYWTAFLKANFPTEYMAALLTSTKDNKDRRALYLAECRHMDITVLPPDVNASMGNFAPDGEAIRFGLNAIQNVGGPVVDAIVETRAEKGRFASFQDFLDKVPQVVCNKRTIQSLIRAGAFDSMGHTRRALLARCDEAVDAIIDVKRNEAIGQFDLFGALGEDEDTGSGLTIDIPDLPEFDRKTKLAAEREMLGLYVSDHPLRGVEAALARHQDYEIAQVVGSEGAMADRIVKIAGLISGVTTKVTKQGNAWAIATIEDLSGSVDVLFFPRSYESIQTYLAQDIIVQIEGKVNVREEGMTIYGQSMTLLDLSGGADLPLDLRLPAARCTPELLTDLRGVLESYPGGSPVRLHLTEPGRTTVVELDPKLRVEQTSAFFSHIKAVVGAGGVVTSS, from the coding sequence ATGGCTGATTCCTTCGTGCACCTTCACAACCACTCCGAGTATTCGATGCTCGACGGAGCGGCGAAGACGAAAGCGATGGCGGAGGAGGCCGCCCGTCTCGGGCAGCCCGCGATCGGCCTGACGGATCACGGTTATCTCTTCGGTGCCTTCGACTTCTACACGAACTGCAAGAACGCGGGCGTCAAGCCGATCATCGGCCTCGAGGCGTACGTGACGCCGGGGACCTCGCGCTTCGATCGTCAGAAGGTCCTGTGGGGTGAGCCGTGGCAGCGCGCCGACGACGTGAGCGCCGGCGGCTCCTACAACCACCTGACCCTGGTCGCCTACAACACGACGGGCATGCACAACCTCTTCCGCTTGGGGTCCTACGCCTCGACGGACGGCCAGTTCGGCAAGTGGCCGCGTGCCGACAAGGAACTGCTCAGCCAGTTCCACGAGGGCCTCATCGTGTTCACAGGCTGCCCCTCGGGCGCCGTGCAGACGCGCCTGCGCCTGGGGCAGTGGGACGAGGCCGTGGCTGAGGCCGCAGAGCTGCGCGACATTTTCGGCGCGGAGAACTTCTACGTCGAGGTCATGGACCACGGCATCGACATCGAGCGGCGCACCCACCAGCAGGTCCTCGAGATCGCCAAGCTCATGAACGCGCCCCTCGTGGCGACCAACGACGCGCACTACGTCAAGCGCGAGGACCGCAAGATCCAGGACGCGCTCCTGTGCATCAACTCCGGCTCGCGCATCAACGACCCCGACCGATTCAAGTTTGACGGCGACGGCTACTACATCCGCTCCTCGGACGAGATGCGTGCGCTGTGGAGCGAGCTGCCCGGCGCCTGCGACTCGACCCTCGAGATCGCCGAGCGCTGCGACGTGCACTTCACGACCACGAAGGAGGGCGCCAACTACATGCCCGACTTCCCGGTGCCCGAGGGTGAAGACAAGACCTCGTGGTTCATCAAGGAGGTCGAGCGAGGCCTGCGCGATCGCTTCCCGAATGGCATTCCGGACGATGTGCGCAAGCAGGCCCAGTACGAGGAAGACGTCATCATCAAGATGGGCTTCCCCGGCTACTTCCTCACGGTCGCCGACTACATCAACTGGGCGAAGTCTCAGGGGATCCGAGTGGGACCGGGGCGTGGCTCGGGCGCGGGTTCGATGGTTGCCTACGCCCTGAAGATCACCGAGCTTAACCCCCTCGAGCACGGCCTGATTTTCGAGCGCTTCCTCAACCCCGAGCGAATCTCGATGCCCGACTTCGACGTCGACTTCGACGAACGCAGGCGCGACGAGGTCATCGCTTACGTCAAGCGCAAGTACGGCGAGGACCGCATCAGCCAGGTCGTCACCTACGGCACGATTAAGACCAAGCAGGCCCTGAAGGACTCCGCGCGTATCCTCGGCAAGGACTTCAAGGTCGGCGAGCAGCTCACCAAGGCGCTGCCCCCGGCGATCATGGGCAAGGACATCACGGTCCACGGCATCTTCGATGAGAAGGACAAGCGCTACGCCGAGGCCTCGGAGTTCCGTAAGTTCTACGAGGAGAACCCCGACACGCACGAGGTCGTCCAGTACGCTCTCGGCCTGGAGGGCCTGACGCGCCAGTGGGGTGTGCACGCGTGTGCGGTCATCATGAGCTCCCACACGCTCACCGACATCATCCCGATCATGAAGCGCCCGCAGGACGGCGCGATCATCACGCAGTTCGACTACCCGACGTGCGAGACGCTGGGCCTGCTGAAGATGGACTTCCTGGGTCTGCGCAACCTGACCGTCGTGTCTGACGCCCTTGAGAACATTGCGCTCAACGGCAAGCCGGACCCGGACCTCGACCACCTGACCTTCGACGACAAGAAGACCTACGAGCTGCTGGGACGAGGCGACACCCTCGGCGTCTTCCAGCTGGATGGTGGCGGTATGCGTGACCTCCTCAAGCTCATGAAGCCCGACAACTTCGAAGACATCTCGGCCGTCGGCGCCCTGTACCGTCCCGGCCCGATGGGTGCGAACTCCCACACGAACTACGCGCTGCGTAAGAACGGGCGCCAGGAGATCACGCCCATCCACCCGGAGCTGGCGGAGCCGCTCGAGGACATCCTGGGAACGACCTTCGGTCTGATCGTGTACCAGGAGCAGGTCATGCAGATCGCCCAGAAGCTGGCGGGCTACTCGCTGGGCCAGGCAGATATTCTGCGTAAGGCCATGGGTAAGAAGAAGAAGGAGGTCCTGGACCAGCAGTTCAAGGGCTTCCGCCAGGGCATGGTGGATAACGGCTACTCCGAGGAGTCGATCAAGGCCCTGTGGGACGTCGTCGTTCCCTTCTCCGCCTACGCCTTCAACAAGGCCCACTCGGCCGCATACGGCCTCGTCTCCTACTGGACGGCCTTCCTCAAGGCGAACTTCCCGACGGAGTACATGGCAGCCCTGCTGACCTCGACGAAGGACAACAAGGATCGTCGAGCCCTGTACCTGGCGGAGTGCCGCCACATGGACATCACGGTCCTGCCCCCGGACGTGAACGCGTCGATGGGTAACTTTGCGCCTGACGGCGAGGCGATCCGCTTCGGCTTGAACGCCATCCAGAACGTGGGTGGCCCTGTCGTCGATGCAATCGTGGAAACCCGCGCCGAGAAGGGGCGTTTCGCCTCGTTCCAGGACTTCCTGGACAAGGTGCCCCAGGTGGTGTGCAACAAGCGCACGATCCAGTCGCTCATCCGCGCCGGTGCTTTCGACTCGATGGGTCACACGCGCCGCGCCCTCCTCGCGCGCTGCGACGAGGCCGTGGACGCGATCATCGACGTTAAGCGTAACGAGGCGATCGGACAGTTCGACCTGTTCGGCGCTCTGGGGGAGGACGAGGATACGGGCTCTGGCCTGACGATCGATATCCCGGACCTGCCCGAGTTCGACCGCAAGACGAAGCTGGCGGCTGAGCGCGAGATGCTGGGCCTGTACGTCTCCGACCACCCGCTGCGCGGCGTGGAGGCGGCGCTGGCACGCCACCAGGACTACGAGATCGCGCAGGTCGTCGGCTCGGAGGGGGCGATGGCGGATCGCATCGTGAAGATCGCGGGCCTCATTTCGGGCGTCACGACGAAGGTGACGAAGCAGGGCAACGCGTGGGCGATCGCAACGATCGAGGACCTGTCGGGTTCGGTGGATGTGCTCTTCTTCCCGCGCTCCTACGAGTCGATTCAGACCTACCTCGCGCAGGACATCATCGTCCAGATTGAGGGCAAGGTGAACGTGCGCGAGGAGGGCATGACCATCTACGGCCAGTCGATGACTCTCCTGGATCTGTCGGGCGGGGCGGACCTGCCCCTCGACCTGCGCCTGCCGGCGGCCCGGTGTACGCCCGAGCTGCTCACCGACCTGCGTGGCGTCCTCGAATCCTACCCGGGTGGCTCTCCGGTGCGTCTGCACCTGACGGAGCCGGGGCGCACGACGGTCGTCGAGCTGGATCCGAAGCTGCGCGTCGAGCAGACGAGCGCCTTCTTCAGCCACATCAAGGCAGTCGTCGGCGCGGGTGGTGTCGTCACCTCGTCCTAA
- a CDS encoding RluA family pseudouridine synthase — MLPVPDALVGERIDAALARMLGLSRSRCAELAGEGHVLINGVAAGKSDRLGALDIIEVTIPEPESKPTPVTDMAILYDDEDIVVVDKPVGVAAHTGPGWEGPTVLGNLEAAGYRITSYGPPERQGIVHRLDVGTSGAMMVAKSELAYTVMKRAFKERTIEKVYHAVVAGHLDPASGTIDAPIGRHPSREWRMAVIDGGKRAVTHYDTLELMAGAQLTEVHLETGRTHQIRVHMAAVGHPCVGDTFYGADPTQAERLGLTRQWLHAVRLGFAHPRTGMPMSVSSPYPDDLADALEELRHPRD; from the coding sequence ATGCTTCCCGTCCCCGACGCCCTCGTGGGTGAGAGGATCGATGCCGCTCTGGCCCGCATGCTCGGCCTGTCGCGCTCTCGCTGCGCGGAGCTGGCGGGGGAGGGGCACGTCCTCATCAACGGCGTTGCCGCCGGCAAATCCGATCGCCTCGGGGCCCTCGACATCATCGAGGTCACCATCCCGGAACCGGAGAGCAAGCCGACGCCGGTCACCGACATGGCGATTCTCTACGACGACGAGGATATCGTCGTCGTCGATAAGCCCGTCGGCGTCGCCGCACACACCGGCCCCGGTTGGGAAGGCCCCACGGTCCTGGGCAACCTGGAGGCGGCCGGATATCGCATCACCAGCTACGGGCCCCCAGAGCGCCAGGGCATCGTACACCGGCTTGACGTGGGTACTTCGGGGGCGATGATGGTCGCCAAGTCCGAGCTCGCCTACACCGTCATGAAGCGTGCGTTCAAAGAACGCACGATCGAAAAGGTGTATCACGCCGTTGTGGCAGGGCACCTTGACCCGGCCTCGGGCACGATCGACGCTCCGATCGGTCGTCATCCTTCGCGCGAATGGCGCATGGCCGTCATCGACGGTGGCAAGCGCGCCGTCACCCACTACGACACCCTCGAGCTCATGGCGGGAGCTCAGCTCACCGAGGTGCACCTGGAGACGGGACGCACCCACCAGATCCGCGTGCACATGGCCGCCGTCGGGCACCCGTGCGTGGGTGACACGTTCTACGGCGCTGACCCGACCCAGGCGGAGCGCCTGGGGCTCACCCGCCAGTGGCTGCACGCCGTTCGACTCGGATTTGCCCACCCTCGCACGGGCATGCCGATGAGCGTGTCCAGTCCCTATCCGGATGATCTCGCCGATGCTCTCGAGGAGCTGCGCCACCCGCGCGACTGA
- the lspA gene encoding signal peptidase II — MADSSHPTHTRATWMYAGLVFAAAIATDQVSKMWARTALDGQGPRPLIGQWLSLSLVHNSGAAFSFAAGKTWILTIFTVVIIGVLVVMARRVHRASTLLAIALLAGGAVGNLIDRLTAEPGFGVGHVTDFIAYGNWFVGNVADIWIVLGAPLLALALSREPSKEDAQ; from the coding sequence ATGGCTGACTCCTCGCACCCGACCCACACCCGCGCGACGTGGATGTACGCGGGCCTCGTGTTCGCTGCCGCTATTGCCACCGATCAGGTGTCAAAGATGTGGGCGCGGACCGCCCTCGACGGCCAGGGGCCGCGCCCGCTCATCGGGCAGTGGCTGTCGCTGTCCCTCGTGCACAATTCGGGTGCCGCGTTCTCCTTCGCTGCCGGCAAGACGTGGATTCTCACGATCTTCACTGTCGTCATCATCGGCGTGCTGGTCGTGATGGCGCGTCGCGTCCACCGAGCCTCGACCCTGCTGGCGATCGCGCTGCTGGCGGGCGGCGCCGTTGGAAACCTGATCGACCGACTGACTGCCGAACCCGGCTTCGGCGTCGGTCATGTCACCGACTTCATCGCCTACGGCAACTGGTTCGTCGGCAATGTTGCAGACATTTGGATCGTCCTCGGGGCTCCTTTGCTGGCCCTCGCGCTCTCCCGTGAACCGTCGAAGGAGGACGCCCAGTGA
- a CDS encoding DivIVA domain-containing protein — MALLTTEDVLNKKFQYVKFREGYDQDEVDEFLDEVVSTIYSLQMENQDLKEKLEAAERRIAELSNSDYAPAETPAPVAAPVVETPAPAAPALTGPQDAESATSMLALAQRVHDEYVRDGEEQSAKIIAEANAQRDAIIADAQKQKDSLLSQLDQERELLENKINGLRTFEAEYRSNLRNHLETLLKEVDNGEN, encoded by the coding sequence ATGGCCCTGCTCACCACCGAGGATGTCCTCAACAAGAAGTTCCAGTACGTCAAGTTCCGCGAGGGATACGACCAGGACGAGGTTGATGAGTTCCTCGACGAGGTTGTCTCCACCATCTACTCCCTGCAGATGGAGAACCAGGATCTGAAGGAAAAGCTCGAGGCCGCTGAGCGCCGCATTGCCGAGCTGTCCAACTCCGACTACGCGCCGGCTGAGACCCCCGCCCCCGTGGCAGCCCCGGTCGTCGAGACCCCGGCACCCGCCGCCCCGGCCCTCACCGGCCCGCAGGACGCGGAGTCCGCCACCTCCATGCTGGCCCTCGCCCAGCGCGTCCACGACGAGTACGTGCGCGACGGCGAAGAGCAGTCCGCGAAGATCATCGCCGAGGCCAACGCCCAGCGCGACGCGATCATCGCCGACGCCCAGAAGCAGAAGGACTCGCTGCTCTCCCAGCTCGACCAGGAGCGCGAGCTGCTCGAGAACAAGATCAACGGTCTGCGTACCTTCGAGGCCGAGTACCGTTCGAACCTGCGCAACCACCTCGAGACCCTCCTCAAAGAGGTCGACAACGGCGAGAACTGA
- a CDS encoding YggT family protein has protein sequence MAILGWIGWGLSVLINLYMMVLFARVILDWVQFFARGWRPSGILLVLANVLYALTDPPIRWIGRFVPPLRLGGGMAIDVGFMLLFLVLIVGQRFATFLYFLSL, from the coding sequence GTGGCCATTCTTGGCTGGATCGGGTGGGGACTGAGCGTTCTCATCAACCTCTACATGATGGTGCTGTTCGCGCGCGTCATTCTGGACTGGGTTCAGTTTTTCGCGCGCGGATGGCGCCCGAGTGGCATTCTGCTGGTCCTCGCGAATGTTCTCTACGCGCTGACTGATCCTCCGATTCGTTGGATCGGGCGCTTCGTTCCGCCCCTGCGCCTGGGTGGAGGCATGGCAATCGATGTCGGTTTCATGCTCTTATTCCTGGTGCTTATCGTTGGGCAGCGCTTCGCTACTTTCCTGTACTTTTTGAGCCTGTAG
- a CDS encoding cell division protein SepF, whose translation MSESFGARARKFMGWYSPEEPIDEFDEFDEVEEVAPVADITPVSRPTLTSIRRDEPAEDLTRIVTIHPTAYSDAVTIGEAFRDGTPVIINLTDMGEEEARRLVDFAAGLTFGLHGVIERVTNRVFLLSPATVEVAGDNTSGRRGSLYNQG comes from the coding sequence ATGAGCGAGTCGTTCGGTGCACGCGCACGTAAGTTTATGGGCTGGTACTCACCGGAGGAGCCCATCGATGAATTCGACGAATTCGACGAGGTGGAAGAGGTAGCTCCCGTGGCCGACATTACTCCCGTGTCCCGTCCGACCCTGACCAGCATTCGCCGTGACGAGCCGGCCGAGGATCTCACTCGCATTGTGACGATCCACCCCACCGCCTACTCTGACGCGGTCACGATCGGTGAGGCGTTCCGCGATGGTACGCCCGTCATCATCAACCTCACGGACATGGGTGAGGAAGAGGCGCGTCGACTGGTTGACTTCGCAGCTGGCCTGACCTTCGGCCTGCACGGCGTCATCGAGCGTGTCACCAATCGTGTCTTCCTCCTGTCCCCGGCCACTGTCGAGGTTGCGGGCGATAACACCTCCGGCCGTCGCGGTTCCCTCTATAACCAGGGCTGA